From bacterium, a single genomic window includes:
- a CDS encoding SRPBCC family protein, which produces MNREDQSAATPEIDRAAPVQAAASVFIAAPPESVWSVLADIASWPDWNPDVARTALHGPLEVGSRFDWKAGGMPIRSVLMAVSAPGVLAWTGTT; this is translated from the coding sequence ATGAATCGCGAAGACCAATCCGCGGCCACGCCGGAGATCGACCGCGCCGCCCCGGTGCAGGCTGCGGCGTCGGTGTTCATCGCGGCGCCGCCGGAGTCGGTGTGGTCCGTCCTGGCCGACATCGCGTCGTGGCCGGACTGGAATCCGGACGTGGCGCGCACCGCGCTGCACGGACCGCTCGAAGTCGGCAGCCGGTTCGACTGGAAGGCGGGCGGGATGCCGATCCGGTCGGTCCTCATGGCGGTCTCCGCGCCCGGCGTGCTGGCCTGGACCGGCACGACCAT